The following are from one region of the Endozoicomonas sp. 4G genome:
- the malE gene encoding maltose/maltodextrin ABC transporter substrate-binding protein MalE has translation MIRLLGTPLGKTVAAAAITLGAAFSSFQAYSFQDNELVIWVGGDKAYNGIREVGKDFEEDTGIKVKVEIPENVTERFQQAAASGSGPDILFWAHDRYGEWARSGLLSSVNPTPDFKSKIDKLGWEAMTVKGKIYGYPISIEAISLIYNKDLLPTPPSSFEAMFPLKDKLAKRKITTIMWDQIQPYFTMPMLAADGGYVFKKTPTGYDVKDTGVNNAGAMAGAKMLTELIDKGVMPRGVDYGVMESSFNKGQAAMMITGPWAWSNLDKTKINGKKLNYGLAALPSINGHRSKAFVGVWGATLNSASPNKALSKEFLENYLLTDDGLRTMNRDVPLGAVVNKSYMKELEKDPRIKTTYDNAVHGLLMPNVPEMGKFWSAMESALLNITSGRQDYKSALNEAARQIVN, from the coding sequence ATGATCAGATTACTGGGTACTCCACTTGGCAAAACCGTAGCTGCTGCAGCCATCACTCTGGGGGCTGCCTTCAGCTCGTTTCAGGCCTATTCCTTTCAGGATAATGAACTGGTGATCTGGGTAGGCGGCGACAAGGCCTACAACGGTATCCGGGAAGTGGGCAAGGACTTTGAGGAAGATACCGGAATCAAGGTTAAGGTTGAGATACCGGAAAACGTCACTGAACGTTTTCAACAGGCAGCAGCGTCAGGCAGTGGCCCGGACATTCTGTTCTGGGCCCATGACCGTTACGGTGAATGGGCCCGCAGCGGTCTTCTTTCTTCCGTAAACCCGACCCCGGATTTTAAAAGCAAGATTGACAAACTGGGTTGGGAAGCCATGACAGTCAAGGGCAAAATCTATGGTTACCCGATCTCCATAGAGGCCATCAGCCTGATCTACAACAAGGATCTATTGCCAACTCCCCCCAGCTCTTTTGAAGCCATGTTTCCCCTTAAAGACAAGCTGGCCAAACGTAAAATCACCACCATTATGTGGGACCAGATCCAGCCTTACTTCACCATGCCCATGCTCGCTGCCGATGGCGGCTATGTCTTCAAGAAAACACCGACCGGTTATGACGTTAAAGACACCGGGGTAAATAATGCCGGAGCCATGGCCGGGGCCAAAATGCTGACCGAGCTGATCGATAAAGGCGTTATGCCCAGAGGCGTTGATTACGGTGTCATGGAGTCCAGCTTTAACAAGGGTCAGGCCGCCATGATGATTACCGGCCCCTGGGCCTGGTCAAATCTGGACAAGACTAAAATCAACGGCAAAAAGCTGAACTATGGACTGGCTGCGTTGCCCAGCATCAACGGCCATCGTTCAAAAGCCTTTGTGGGTGTCTGGGGAGCCACACTGAACAGCGCCAGCCCCAATAAAGCCCTGTCCAAAGAGTTTCTTGAAAACTACCTGCTGACAGACGACGGCCTTCGTACTATGAACCGTGATGTTCCGCTGGGCGCGGTGGTCAACAAAAGCTACATGAAAGAATTGGAAAAAGATCCTCGCATCAAGACTACCTACGACAATGCTGTCCACGGTTTGCTCATGCCCAATGTGCCGGAGATGGGTAAATTCTGGTCAGCCATGGAGTCGGCGTTGCTGAACATTACCTCCGGCAGACAGGATTACAAGAGCGCGCTTAATGAAGCAGCCCGACAGATTGTCAACTAG
- a CDS encoding MalM family protein yields MSEKLITTLDFTPGHRSDESRALESRQNTMKKGAKMKRLTLMLAIAVLSGCATQSNEITAAAQAFEKAAVEQKAVVQLDQIPYSEIQVYEKTIRIERTLSETTEQVDLNGTLNGNGKTTPVAGWKLPDYGVYRFKLESLVKRTDFGTRAEAFMPEVWLLDKDFKVLEKLPVERMKYSKQKMLSSEALEQEFIIDNRKEKKTQPAYIAVLTTAEARQYSVKVANFDEEYARIRARTAPPTADVFAVAADTGTLRLEVTPLISHSPLQTAKKVTRPDYVPAQPEQVKPRVSNDTLSVTENYLDAVQTAVANSDIQTALELRENARELHALLQKQFAETYGQPAETINVPGKTQATTAKKKLNDQFERQLALAMKQQDAQAALAVIDKAGALSRDIDAIF; encoded by the coding sequence ATGTCGGAAAAGCTGATTACGACGCTTGACTTCACTCCGGGGCATCGTAGCGATGAAAGCCGTGCTCTGGAGTCACGACAGAACACCATGAAAAAAGGAGCTAAGATGAAGCGCCTGACCCTGATGCTGGCCATCGCTGTTTTAAGCGGCTGCGCCACTCAAAGCAATGAAATAACAGCTGCTGCCCAAGCATTTGAAAAAGCAGCGGTTGAACAAAAAGCCGTGGTGCAACTGGATCAGATCCCCTACTCTGAGATCCAGGTTTATGAAAAAACCATTCGGATAGAGCGCACCCTCAGTGAAACCACTGAGCAGGTTGATTTGAATGGCACTTTAAATGGAAATGGCAAAACAACACCTGTAGCAGGTTGGAAGTTGCCAGATTATGGTGTCTATCGCTTTAAACTGGAAAGTCTGGTCAAACGCACTGATTTTGGCACCCGGGCCGAAGCTTTTATGCCGGAAGTATGGCTGCTGGACAAAGACTTCAAAGTCCTTGAGAAGCTCCCCGTCGAGCGCATGAAGTATTCAAAACAAAAAATGCTGTCCAGTGAGGCACTGGAACAGGAATTCATCATCGATAATCGCAAAGAGAAGAAGACGCAGCCTGCCTACATTGCCGTGCTGACGACGGCAGAGGCCCGTCAATACTCAGTCAAAGTCGCCAATTTTGATGAAGAATACGCCCGAATTCGAGCCCGTACAGCACCTCCTACAGCGGATGTTTTTGCCGTTGCCGCTGACACCGGCACCCTGAGGCTGGAAGTTACTCCGTTGATCAGTCACTCGCCCTTGCAAACAGCGAAAAAAGTGACACGCCCGGACTATGTCCCCGCTCAGCCAGAACAAGTTAAGCCCAGGGTGTCGAACGATACATTGTCCGTTACCGAAAACTACCTTGATGCAGTGCAAACTGCGGTTGCAAACTCAGATATTCAGACCGCCCTTGAGCTAAGAGAGAATGCCCGTGAGCTTCATGCTCTTTTGCAAAAGCAGTTTGCAGAAACTTATGGCCAACCGGCAGAAACCATTAATGTACCGGGTAAAACTCAGGCTACCACCGCAAAGAAAAAACTGAATGATCAGTTTGAACGACAACTGGCGTTAGCCATGAAACAGCAAGATGCCCAGGCGGCTTTGGCGGTCATCGATAAAGCCGGTGCCCTGTCTCGCGATATTGATGCCATTTTTTAG
- the malQ gene encoding 4-alpha-glucanotransferase — translation MSDPDLIEQLAGHYGVCGEYSDWAGEPVSVPTEYKLPILSAMGLNVESDDAIKQAITDVEQQNWQQLLPPVSVFTQGKNCLLNLHLEDQRLGSQFKGEITLETGSQHLLTLNTSDMPVEASGTFEGKTYHHLTFKLPDDLPLGYHRLSLQSNKIKDSALIIIAPETCYEPDRLGRGHKIWGSAVQLYTLRTDHDWGIGDFSSLGQLATQLAQQGADIIGLNPIHALYPANPLHASPYSPSSRTFINPLYIDITAVPEFRECEAAQRRFEDPEFKEQLQRARAEEYVDYSLVAWLKSGFLNVLFDHFCEQHLGPESARGKAFLNFCRNHGPALERHALYEAIYEHYKKLDINNWGWPCWESLFQDPQSNAVKEFASHNQKRIQYYMYLQWLAEDQLTKAQEAAIKAGMLVGIYRDLAVGVDSGGADVWSHRSLYCLDAGVGAPPDGVAPQGQNWGLPPFNPQVLRSQQYQPFIEMVQANMSHCGALRIDHVMGLLRLWWCPKGKTADYGAYVYYPLDDLLGIIKLESHRRQCLVFGEDLGTVPAEIEASLPPALFYSNEVVLFECLGDHFTPPQDYKAMALTCISNHDIPPLKAWWNCVDLDLRLQLGIYDHNRAQQEKEARHQEKLALLKTLSGIHEFPEGINPDDIATMGYSRDLMEKVHYYLAKTASKITVIQLEEILQIESPVNIPGTSEEYPNWRRKLTDTLENIFADRANRSFFGNMSVIRKTG, via the coding sequence ATGTCGGATCCTGATCTGATTGAGCAACTGGCCGGACACTATGGCGTTTGTGGTGAATACAGCGATTGGGCAGGTGAGCCGGTCAGTGTCCCCACTGAATACAAACTGCCCATTCTCAGTGCCATGGGATTAAACGTTGAGTCTGACGACGCCATAAAACAGGCAATAACAGACGTTGAACAGCAAAACTGGCAGCAGCTTCTGCCGCCAGTGTCGGTGTTCACCCAGGGCAAGAACTGTCTGCTCAACCTGCACCTTGAAGATCAGCGGTTGGGGAGTCAGTTCAAAGGTGAAATAACACTGGAAACCGGTAGCCAGCATTTACTGACTCTGAATACCAGCGATATGCCCGTAGAGGCCAGTGGCACGTTTGAGGGAAAAACCTACCATCACCTGACGTTTAAATTACCGGACGATTTACCTCTCGGCTACCATCGGCTCTCTTTGCAAAGTAACAAGATAAAAGACAGTGCCCTGATTATTATTGCGCCTGAAACCTGTTACGAACCTGACCGGCTTGGAAGAGGTCATAAAATATGGGGCAGTGCTGTCCAATTGTACACACTCCGAACTGATCATGACTGGGGCATAGGTGACTTTTCGAGCCTTGGTCAGTTAGCCACTCAACTGGCACAACAGGGCGCAGATATTATTGGCCTGAATCCCATTCACGCCCTGTACCCTGCTAACCCTCTTCATGCCAGCCCTTACAGCCCATCAAGTCGAACCTTTATTAATCCGTTGTATATCGATATCACGGCTGTTCCTGAATTCAGGGAATGTGAAGCAGCCCAAAGGCGGTTTGAAGACCCTGAATTCAAAGAACAACTGCAACGGGCAAGAGCTGAAGAATACGTCGACTACAGTCTGGTCGCCTGGCTGAAGTCTGGTTTTCTGAACGTCCTGTTTGATCACTTCTGTGAGCAACATCTCGGCCCCGAAAGCGCACGGGGAAAAGCTTTTCTGAATTTTTGCAGAAACCATGGCCCGGCTCTGGAGCGACACGCTCTCTACGAAGCGATTTATGAGCACTACAAAAAGCTGGATATCAATAACTGGGGATGGCCTTGCTGGGAGTCTCTGTTCCAGGATCCACAATCCAATGCCGTCAAAGAGTTTGCCAGCCATAATCAAAAGCGCATTCAATACTATATGTACCTGCAATGGCTGGCGGAAGATCAGCTAACCAAAGCGCAGGAAGCGGCCATTAAAGCCGGTATGCTGGTGGGCATTTACCGTGATTTAGCCGTAGGCGTTGACAGTGGCGGTGCTGATGTCTGGAGTCATCGCAGCCTTTATTGTCTGGATGCCGGCGTTGGCGCGCCTCCGGACGGTGTCGCACCCCAGGGACAGAACTGGGGTTTACCGCCCTTTAATCCGCAGGTGCTCAGGAGTCAACAGTACCAGCCCTTTATTGAAATGGTTCAGGCCAATATGAGCCATTGCGGTGCTTTGAGAATTGATCATGTGATGGGTCTGCTCAGGCTCTGGTGGTGCCCCAAGGGCAAAACCGCTGATTATGGTGCCTATGTCTATTATCCCCTGGACGACTTGCTGGGCATTATTAAACTGGAAAGCCATCGTCGTCAGTGTCTGGTGTTCGGCGAAGACCTCGGGACCGTTCCAGCTGAAATCGAAGCGTCCCTGCCACCTGCCCTGTTCTACTCCAACGAAGTAGTGCTGTTTGAATGTTTGGGTGATCACTTCACGCCACCTCAAGATTACAAAGCCATGGCCCTGACCTGTATCAGTAACCATGACATTCCCCCTCTGAAAGCCTGGTGGAACTGCGTAGATCTGGATTTGCGTCTGCAACTGGGCATTTACGATCACAACCGGGCTCAGCAGGAGAAAGAGGCAAGACATCAGGAAAAGCTGGCTTTACTGAAAACCCTTTCAGGCATCCATGAGTTTCCTGAAGGTATAAACCCGGACGATATTGCCACCATGGGATATTCAAGGGACTTAATGGAAAAGGTTCATTATTACCTGGCTAAAACCGCGTCAAAAATCACCGTGATTCAACTGGAGGAAATTTTGCAGATTGAATCCCCGGTGAATATTCCGGGCACCAGCGAGGAATATCCAAACTGGCGCAGGAAGTTGACCGATACCTTGGAGAATATCTTTGCTGATAGGGCCAACCGGTCGTTTTTTGGTAATATGTCGGTGATTAGAAAGACCGGTTAA
- the malG gene encoding maltose ABC transporter permease MalG, which translates to MMVQPRNLKYRVWSARIFMILFLCLIMLPFLMIISVSFRSGNFATGDLIPRNPSLEHWYLAFGIPWEHADGSITEPPFPVLLWLWNSIKVAFISTILILLLSTTGAYAFARLRFRFKESMLTAMMILQMFPAVLALVAIHSLFDQIGNYVPWLGLDTLGSVTVAYLGGLALHIWLIKGYFETIDASLEEAAAIDGATPWQAFRFVLLPLSTPILAVVFILAFIANIAEYPVASVLLQSMDNLTLAVGSRQYLNPQNYLWGDFAAAAVLSGLPISIIFLLCQRWIVGGLTSGGVKG; encoded by the coding sequence ATGATGGTACAGCCCAGAAACCTGAAATACCGGGTGTGGTCCGCCAGAATTTTTATGATTCTGTTTCTCTGTCTGATCATGCTTCCTTTCCTGATGATTATTTCGGTGTCTTTCCGTTCCGGCAACTTTGCCACCGGTGACCTGATCCCCCGCAATCCCAGCCTGGAACACTGGTATCTGGCTTTCGGCATTCCCTGGGAACATGCCGATGGTTCTATCACCGAGCCTCCCTTTCCGGTTCTTCTCTGGTTATGGAACTCTATTAAAGTAGCCTTTATCTCGACGATACTGATCCTGCTGCTTTCAACCACGGGCGCCTATGCCTTCGCCAGGCTGAGATTCCGATTCAAGGAGTCCATGCTCACCGCCATGATGATCCTGCAGATGTTTCCCGCCGTATTGGCACTGGTGGCAATACACTCGCTGTTTGATCAGATAGGCAACTATGTTCCCTGGTTAGGACTGGACACCCTGGGTTCGGTCACTGTCGCTTATCTGGGCGGTCTGGCTCTGCATATCTGGTTGATCAAGGGCTACTTCGAAACCATTGATGCCTCCCTTGAAGAAGCCGCTGCCATTGACGGGGCAACGCCCTGGCAGGCCTTTCGTTTTGTCTTGCTGCCGCTTTCAACGCCTATTCTGGCGGTGGTATTTATTCTGGCCTTTATTGCCAACATTGCCGAGTACCCGGTCGCTTCGGTGCTGTTGCAGAGCATGGATAACCTGACGCTGGCGGTTGGCTCCAGACAATACCTGAATCCACAGAATTATCTCTGGGGTGACTTTGCTGCGGCAGCCGTTCTATCGGGTCTGCCCATCTCGATTATTTTCCTGTTGTGCCAGCGCTGGATTGTCGGTGGTCTGACGTCAGGTGGTGTCAAAGGCTGA
- the malF gene encoding maltose ABC transporter permease MalF produces MAADQKAQSPMTWLVWGVIGLIDLLLLYGVTLMYAQGEIAFALIILLIVCVGTWVFISRKGYNYRYVFPALLGVSVFIVFPLIYTVYVAFTNYSSSHLLTMERVKLQHLSKTYRTEGASYQFKVYQQGSDYRILFTSNKKADKQFITQPFNKTSIPTPLSADFSSSPPQGSELPLRDTIKLRNTLKKLSVELPDKTELTMTGLRSFGPMSKVYRDLGDGTLEDVRNGNLLKPDLKTGYYIEVPKGQPDSAGSQIGPGFVVYNGWENFVRVIKDPGIQGPFLQIFIWTLVFSGLSVLFTVTVGLLMACLVQWEPLKGNGVYRLLLILPYAVPAFISILIFRGLFNQNFGEINLLLNLLFGVQPEWFTNGYLAKTMVLIVNTWLGYPYMMILAIGLLKSIPDDLYEASAIDGASPVQNFFNITLPMIIKPMTPLLIASFAFNFNNLVLIALLTDGAPNIIGASTPAGATDILVSYTFRIAFGQSGQDYGLASAIATFIFIMVGIIAWANLRVTRRLLE; encoded by the coding sequence ATGGCTGCTGATCAGAAAGCGCAAAGCCCGATGACCTGGCTGGTATGGGGAGTCATTGGCCTGATTGACCTGTTGTTACTGTATGGCGTGACCCTGATGTATGCCCAGGGAGAGATTGCCTTTGCCCTGATTATTCTCTTAATTGTCTGCGTCGGCACCTGGGTATTCATCAGCCGTAAGGGCTACAACTACCGGTATGTTTTTCCTGCACTGCTGGGAGTGTCGGTGTTTATCGTTTTCCCCCTGATTTATACGGTGTATGTCGCTTTCACCAATTACAGCTCCAGCCACCTGTTAACCATGGAGCGCGTTAAACTCCAGCACCTGAGTAAAACTTACAGGACAGAAGGTGCGTCCTATCAGTTCAAGGTTTATCAGCAAGGGAGTGATTACCGAATTCTGTTTACCAGTAACAAGAAGGCAGATAAGCAATTTATAACTCAGCCGTTCAACAAAACTTCGATCCCAACGCCGCTATCAGCTGACTTTTCATCGAGCCCTCCTCAGGGCAGTGAATTACCGCTCAGGGATACCATAAAGCTTCGCAATACCCTTAAAAAACTGTCGGTAGAACTGCCTGACAAGACAGAGCTGACGATGACCGGCCTCAGAAGTTTTGGTCCCATGTCAAAAGTTTACCGGGACTTAGGGGATGGCACTCTGGAAGATGTCCGCAATGGTAACCTGCTGAAACCTGATCTTAAAACGGGCTATTACATCGAAGTGCCCAAAGGGCAACCTGACTCAGCGGGCAGCCAGATAGGACCAGGCTTTGTCGTCTATAACGGTTGGGAGAATTTTGTTCGGGTGATTAAAGACCCGGGGATTCAGGGGCCTTTTTTACAGATTTTTATCTGGACCCTTGTGTTTTCCGGTCTCTCGGTACTCTTTACCGTGACAGTGGGTCTGCTGATGGCCTGTCTGGTGCAATGGGAACCCCTGAAAGGCAATGGCGTTTATCGACTGCTGTTGATTCTGCCCTACGCGGTTCCGGCCTTTATTTCTATTTTAATCTTCAGGGGTCTGTTTAATCAGAACTTTGGTGAGATTAATTTGCTGTTGAACCTGCTGTTTGGTGTCCAGCCGGAATGGTTCACTAATGGCTACCTGGCAAAAACAATGGTTCTGATCGTCAATACCTGGCTGGGTTACCCCTACATGATGATTCTCGCCATTGGCCTGTTAAAGTCTATTCCAGATGACCTTTACGAAGCTTCAGCCATAGACGGCGCCTCTCCCGTCCAGAACTTCTTTAACATCACCTTACCCATGATCATAAAGCCAATGACACCGCTGTTAATCGCCAGCTTTGCCTTCAACTTCAACAACCTGGTGCTGATTGCCCTGCTAACTGACGGTGCTCCCAATATCATTGGTGCCAGCACGCCAGCCGGTGCCACCGACATTCTGGTGAGCTACACCTTCCGAATCGCTTTTGGTCAGTCCGGTCAGGATTACGGTCTGGCCTCGGCTATAGCCACCTTTATTTTCATCATGGTGGGCATTATCGCCTGGGCGAATCTGAGAGTGACCAGACGGTTACTGGAGTAA
- a CDS encoding type II toxin-antitoxin system Phd/YefM family antitoxin, whose product MNVISYFEARNNLKSLLDQVAENADYTIIHRREGEDAVVMSLESYNNLMERLHLMSSPHNRSFQDSCQTTRAGLSTVGVKLNRSF is encoded by the coding sequence ATGAATGTAATTTCCTACTTTGAAGCCAGAAACAATCTTAAGTCGCTGCTTGATCAGGTGGCTGAAAATGCTGACTACACCATTATCCACCGCCGCGAAGGTGAGGATGCCGTTGTCATGTCACTGGAAAGCTACAACAACCTGATGGAAAGGCTTCACTTAATGTCCTCCCCGCACAACCGGAGCTTTCAGGATAGTTGTCAAACGACGAGAGCTGGATTGTCGACTGTCGGCGTTAAACTTAACCGGTCTTTCTAA
- the ugpC gene encoding sn-glycerol-3-phosphate ABC transporter ATP-binding protein UgpC produces the protein MADVKLINISKSYDQGKTWVLKNINLNIAEAEFIAFIGPSGCGKSTLLRMVCGLEDITEGEMYIAGEQVNDWPPNERRVGMVFQSYALYPHMSVAENMAFGLKLAKADKSLINSRVEEAARILQLEALLDRKPKAMSGGQRQRVAIGRSIVQQPRVFLFDEPLSNLDVALRVQMRQEIARLHNRLQTTSIYVTHDQVEAMTLADQIVVLSPLAQGADSNLEQVGKPLELYHHPANLFVAGFIGSPKMNFFDGFIEETGNNETRVRLTTGEILRANVDSQSASKGDRVVLGIRPEDALGETDNGNTVEGRVETLERLGAESYIYMSHDTIRENFIVRVEDSRKREVGSKMKIELPVQFCHLFNAQGQAFPRTQAPAFDL, from the coding sequence ATGGCTGACGTTAAGCTTATCAACATTTCCAAAAGCTACGACCAGGGCAAAACCTGGGTGCTCAAGAACATCAACCTGAACATTGCCGAGGCTGAGTTCATTGCCTTTATCGGGCCTTCTGGCTGTGGTAAGTCCACTTTGCTGCGAATGGTCTGCGGTCTTGAAGATATCACCGAAGGCGAAATGTACATTGCCGGGGAGCAGGTCAATGACTGGCCACCCAACGAGCGTCGGGTGGGTATGGTGTTTCAGTCTTATGCGCTCTACCCCCATATGTCCGTTGCTGAAAATATGGCTTTTGGCCTGAAGCTGGCCAAGGCCGACAAGTCACTGATTAACAGCCGGGTGGAAGAAGCCGCGCGCATTCTGCAACTGGAAGCCCTGTTGGATCGAAAACCAAAAGCCATGTCCGGAGGTCAACGACAAAGGGTGGCTATAGGCCGCTCCATCGTGCAACAACCCAGGGTATTTTTGTTCGATGAGCCGCTGTCCAATCTGGATGTTGCGCTTCGGGTTCAGATGCGCCAGGAAATAGCCCGACTCCACAACCGTCTGCAAACGACGTCTATTTATGTCACCCATGACCAGGTGGAAGCCATGACTCTGGCGGATCAGATTGTCGTCCTGAGTCCACTAGCCCAGGGGGCTGACAGTAACCTTGAGCAAGTTGGGAAGCCGCTGGAACTTTATCATCACCCGGCCAACCTGTTCGTTGCCGGATTTATTGGTTCACCCAAAATGAATTTCTTTGATGGCTTTATTGAAGAAACCGGCAACAACGAAACACGGGTCAGATTAACCACCGGGGAAATACTTCGGGCCAATGTCGACAGCCAGAGCGCCAGCAAGGGTGACCGGGTCGTGCTGGGGATTCGCCCGGAAGATGCCCTGGGAGAAACGGATAACGGTAACACGGTCGAAGGCAGGGTCGAAACACTGGAACGCCTGGGAGCCGAGTCTTACATCTATATGAGCCACGATACCATTCGGGAAAACTTTATTGTCCGGGTAGAAGATTCCAGAAAGCGTGAAGTGGGCAGCAAGATGAAAATTGAGCTTCCGGTTCAGTTTTGTCACCTCTTTAATGCCCAGGGCCAGGCATTCCCCCGTACCCAGGCACCCGCCTTTGACTTATAA
- the malQ gene encoding 4-alpha-glucanotransferase, with protein sequence MMLNPELINQLAELAGMPASYDDWAGEPVPIAMEYKTAMLEALGFDMSSETAVKKQIQTLQEKPWQSVLPEVVVLHEDKPYQVTCHLKKSQLNDTVTVILILEDGQKQTINAEPSSLEVVARKTINGSEILRLQLPLPTDLPMGYHTLQLREKTLQADCSLIIAPATCYEPEPLQTGEKIWGSGIQLYSVRSERNWGMGDFTDLKTLASELGKNGAHFVGLNPIHALYQDNPLHCSPYSPSSRLYGNVLYLDPLAVPEFDHCKKAQQAFAAESFQQRLSESRACDYVDYEKTAGLKFEILELLYEHFTEQPDASNSDRARAFAAYCDKHGEPLQRFALFNALYEHFRKEDLMNWGWPCWPEAFQNPQSAEVADFAKANEDRITYFKYLQWLAEEQFAQAQTIARDAGMMVGVYRDLAVGVDRGGADVWSDRRLFCLEASTGAPPDGLGPQGQNWGLPPFNPAALQERRYQPFIDMIRNNMRDCGALRIDHAMGLFRLWWCPNGRGAAEGAYIHYPLQDLLGIIKLESRRNGCLVFGEDLGTVPQAITDSLPPARFYSSVMGIFMQEGDSYLLPENYKLKALATLVCHDTPTLAGWWAGKDIDLVESLDFYTPERAEHERKGRQHARQAVINLLSTINELPSDTGDQMPEQFTRQLMERFSYYLARSNSQIAGIQLEDCMMIDTPVNMPGTSTEYPNWRRRLTENLESFFASEENKAFFHNLTQCRKS encoded by the coding sequence ATGATGTTAAACCCTGAACTGATTAATCAACTGGCTGAACTGGCCGGTATGCCAGCCAGCTACGACGACTGGGCCGGAGAGCCTGTGCCCATTGCTATGGAATACAAGACAGCCATGCTGGAAGCCCTGGGCTTTGATATGAGCAGTGAAACGGCTGTCAAGAAACAGATCCAGACGCTACAGGAAAAACCCTGGCAGTCGGTTCTGCCTGAAGTAGTCGTGCTTCATGAAGATAAGCCCTACCAGGTCACCTGCCATTTAAAGAAAAGCCAACTGAACGACACCGTTACTGTTATCCTGATTCTCGAAGACGGTCAGAAACAAACGATTAACGCCGAGCCCTCCAGTCTGGAAGTCGTTGCCCGCAAAACCATTAACGGCTCTGAGATCCTGCGCTTGCAACTGCCTCTGCCCACCGACCTGCCCATGGGCTACCATACACTGCAACTGCGAGAAAAAACCTTGCAGGCAGACTGCTCGCTGATTATTGCACCGGCCACCTGCTACGAACCCGAACCCCTTCAAACCGGCGAAAAAATCTGGGGATCCGGTATTCAGCTGTACTCGGTTCGTTCTGAACGAAACTGGGGGATGGGGGATTTTACCGACCTCAAAACCCTCGCCTCAGAACTGGGTAAAAACGGTGCACACTTTGTCGGCCTGAATCCCATTCATGCCCTGTACCAGGATAACCCCCTGCACTGCTCACCCTACAGCCCTTCCAGTCGTCTTTATGGCAATGTTCTTTATCTGGACCCTCTGGCAGTACCTGAATTCGACCACTGTAAAAAAGCTCAGCAAGCATTCGCAGCCGAATCCTTTCAACAACGGTTGTCAGAATCCAGAGCCTGTGACTATGTGGATTACGAAAAAACCGCCGGTCTGAAATTTGAAATACTGGAGCTGCTCTATGAGCACTTCACCGAACAGCCGGATGCCAGCAACAGCGATCGCGCGCGGGCCTTTGCGGCTTATTGCGACAAGCATGGTGAACCACTCCAGCGCTTTGCCCTGTTCAACGCCCTGTATGAACATTTCAGAAAAGAAGACCTGATGAACTGGGGATGGCCCTGCTGGCCGGAGGCGTTCCAGAACCCCCAAAGTGCTGAAGTCGCTGACTTTGCCAAAGCCAATGAAGACCGCATCACTTACTTTAAATACCTGCAATGGCTGGCGGAAGAACAATTCGCTCAGGCTCAGACGATCGCCAGAGACGCCGGCATGATGGTTGGCGTCTATCGCGATCTGGCGGTAGGCGTTGACCGGGGCGGTGCCGATGTATGGTCAGATCGTCGTTTATTCTGTTTAGAAGCCAGCACTGGAGCACCACCCGATGGTCTGGGCCCACAGGGACAGAACTGGGGGCTGCCGCCTTTTAATCCAGCGGCTTTGCAGGAAAGACGCTATCAGCCGTTTATCGATATGATTCGCAACAACATGCGGGACTGTGGCGCACTGCGTATTGACCATGCCATGGGGCTGTTCCGACTCTGGTGGTGCCCTAATGGCAGGGGTGCTGCTGAAGGTGCCTACATTCACTATCCGCTGCAGGACCTGCTGGGCATTATTAAATTGGAAAGCCGTAGAAATGGCTGTCTGGTATTTGGTGAAGATCTGGGCACCGTGCCACAGGCCATCACTGACAGTCTGCCACCGGCTCGCTTCTATTCCAGTGTGATGGGGATTTTCATGCAGGAAGGTGACAGTTACCTGCTGCCAGAAAACTACAAACTGAAAGCCCTGGCGACACTGGTTTGTCACGATACTCCCACGCTGGCGGGATGGTGGGCTGGCAAAGATATCGATCTGGTCGAATCGTTGGATTTTTACACACCTGAACGTGCAGAACATGAAAGGAAGGGCCGCCAACACGCACGACAGGCTGTCATTAACCTGCTCAGCACCATCAATGAGCTGCCGTCGGATACCGGGGATCAGATGCCTGAACAATTTACCCGTCAGCTGATGGAACGCTTCAGTTATTACCTGGCCCGCTCTAACTCACAGATTGCCGGTATTCAACTGGAAGACTGCATGATGATCGATACGCCGGTCAACATGCCAGGAACCAGCACTGAATATCCCAACTGGCGACGACGTCTGACTGAGAATCTGGAAAGTTTCTTTGCCAGCGAAGAGAACAAGGCCTTTTTCCATAATCTGACGCAATGTCGGAAAAGCTGA